attttattttcactatGACTATGCACCAATACGTTTTTCAATGAACTGTCAACATTTTTAACCAATTGTCACACGCCCTCGTAAGGGATATCGATATAACCTCCCCATTCCTATGTTTTTGCTAACAAATACTATGTAAATGCACAAATCTCAAAATAGTAGGTGATTTGTGATGTAAATGGTGGAAATACAAAAGTAATTGTTTCATAAACGTTTATCCAGAAATATCTTGTGTTCCAATACAAAAAAAGGTAGCTGGACTTAATATGTCCGACAGTTCAGCTAATTGCTCTGATCCAATTTTGGGTGGAAAGTGGAGAAGTTGGTGCCGTCTCTGTGCGAAAGCTGATGCTCGGTACATCAACGTTATTACAGTACAAAGCCCAGAGGAGTTTATGAATGATAATAGTTTAAAGTGCTATAAAGATTTGGCAAATGTTATACTGGACTTTTTGCGGATTCATGTAAGTTTATTTGCACTtactaaattgttttaaaataatacttCACAAAATTGTTTTCAGATTAAAGAGGATGATAAACTTCCACAAGTTATTTGCAGTGAATGTCATGAGTTGGTGATATCATTGATTAAGTTTAGCGAACGTGCAAATAAAGTACAACAAATGTTCGCTGATCTACAAAACTCCATCAACAAATCAACAACAAATTTGCAAATGTTACTCGAAAACTATGGTATCAACTCAAATAAAGATGAAACACAGATGCCTCAAAGTGGCATTGGACCAGTTGAGGAAATATTTGTTACTGATTTTGTAGAGACCGCCATGTCTATTCCAAATAAAAATGTtgtaaaaaatgaaaaattaacacCGAATGAAGAGCCAGCGCCGGCAATAACAAAGGATGAAAATAAAACAGAGTTTCATGATCCCATCGGCGATGTGGACAGAGATTTTGACTATGAACCTTTTTCATCTGCACCATCCGAGGATGGTCTTAATAGCGGCAGTGAAGATAGTTGCATGGATATAAGTTTATCAAAATTAAAAGAGCAAAGCAAACAAAAGCGAAAAAGTACCgataaaattaaatcaaaatccACTAAAAAATCTGAAgatatattaaacaaatttttgtgcCAAATTTGCCCAGAGCATTTTAAACGTCGCAGCAACTATTCACTACACATGAAGAAGAAGCATGGAGTTTTTAATTGTGCAAATTGTGTAAACGCATTTAAATCCGAATCAGAGTTAAAGCAGCATATGGAGGAGCAACATCGCAAGCTATGGAATTGTTTGCATTGTGAACaagcttttgaaaaaaaaggtttaCGCTCCAAACATATGCTATTGGAACATAAAATCAAGTATAAAGCTAACCAACAAACAATTAGTAAACTCGTATGTGAAGTATGTGGCGAGGCTTTTGTGCAAAAGAAACAACTCAAGCAGCATGTGCTTACACATACCGATTATGAGCCATTAAATGAATGTAAAGTATGTGGAAAGACTTTCAAATGGAAGTATACTCTCAAGGTAGTAGTCATTACATAAAAAACTGGGGCTtatgatttcttctcgaacattTAGGATATTGTGATTCCTTAAAGACTTAAAATTTCAGAATTATCGCTTAAATTGGATTTTACCAATGTACAAAAATATTCCAAACTGGCGCAAAATATTGGTAgaaggtttcgcgaggcgaaacaacttgagagatcagggaggtagccgtttattctgttgcaaagctcatcgatctgtgggcctgggcgtgtggcctcgcgaaacctggcattatcaccgactaaatccttcgcgaccttatttacaacatggacgtcccaaatgtcgactattttgaacatccacgtcgatggcactacgctaccgactctcCTACACCCCAAattattgggtgtgacgtttgatcaggatctacattttggtgagcatgcagccgcaattgtaccaaaaatgcagagccgtaataaaatcatcaaatctcGTCCTGGCAGTACttagggaaaagataaagaaacgctcattaccacttacaaagtatttggccagccgattgcatgctacgcgtccccgatatggtcgccaaacctaaagaCCACTcattggaagaagctacagacctgccaaaatactgccctcagaacggccactggttgtcttcttatgtccccagaacaccatctacataacgaggcgagaatactccccatcagggagagaaatgagatgctatcaaaacaattcctgttgaatacccagaaatctgggcatcccaacagacatctgattgatgagccaacaccgcccaggggcttaaggagtcatctccgtaagcattatgaggaaatacggcaccgagAACTTagtcgtatgaagccaaaaaacacaagcaggtcctcgtcGAACTTCatatacaggcgtcggacctttatgccgggaattgcccggtgaatccagtactcaaagaacagtacccaaatcttgcggaagaggaacgcatactccacagggaaacgcgagtcactctagctcaacttcgatctggatactgtaacaggttaaactcttacctatccagaatcaacatgacacatgacaccaaccatcgcttttttaattgtaatgtggaaccaacgcctctaacactcctctcagtatggtccacccctgttgaaactgcaagtttccttggactcccgttagaggacattgatgacaatttgtgattgctcgcacctattggatggggcgaagcacgctacaaccacaacaacattgGTAGAAGGTAATCATTCTAAATAATCTCGAGCGAAATCTAAAGCCCCTCTTCAAAAACAATTCAAAGCGGAGTAATATTTAGCGCAACAAATGAATTTTTCAGAAACATTTAGAAATACATGGAGACAAATTTATTTGTACTGAATGTGGCAAACAATTAAGTTGTCGTGCTACGCTAAATAATCATATGTTGGTACATTCCGATGCGATGAAACACAAATGCGACGTATGCGGGCGTTTATTTAAACGCGCAAAGACCCTGAAATATCACCTGATCGCACATACTGGTCTAAGACCATATTCATGTGATTTTTGTGGAAAAACATTTTCTACCGGTTCGAGTTGCCGTTTTCATAAGAAGACAATGCATCCAAATGAATTGGCACAACTAGAGGCATCTGGAGCAATAGCTTAcacaaaaaatgtaccaaatttaGATGAATTGAGAGCGGTGTAAGTACACATAATGTTGCGTTATTTATCATGGGCATTATTATTGTAAGCTATATGGCCCACACATATCTCTTCTGTTATTCTTTTTTAGTGCGCGTACCGGTTCAAACTTTAGACCATTGATGTCCAAGCAAAACGGTTATGTACCTAAATCTTAAACTTCTACAGTGGGATTGCCGAGCAAGTCAAGCCTAAATTGGATAGAATTAACAATAAGTTACAATATTACGATTTATGGCAATCTTTTTTATTATAAGTTTACTATACGTTTAATAAAAAGTATTCAAATCTACAACAAAATTgatatatgcatattttttttaattgccgaATACCCGTTGAAAGTTAAGCAAATGTGCCAACGCAACCGCGGCATTCAGTCTCTCGGCGCCTCTCAATAATATATCTACCAATCTAGGGATCCCGGCAGCAGGCAAGTCGTAAGAGGACCAAGCTTAACAACAAAAAACACCAAATGCAACAAGTTCATCAGCTAAGAAGTCCCAGGCACCACCCTGGGTAAAGATCTGGCTGATGAGccaccagcgggttaggtggtcataatataccagcggtaggtatgcctgtcgtaagaggcgactaaaataccagattcaaggggctgtgtagcgcaacctttcaggttgccagcgaaatatacagctccaaacccaattgtccacctcacctatccgcggcgaatcctgtttaactaacagacaaggctctggcgaccccaaactcctcatggaacttgggggtggggagggagagatggcctgaaggtttattgtggccatataaatagttcccgagatggtcgggctagcaccttaatggtgctgtgttaccggagcgtaccggatctgtatccggcaaaggaccatcacatcgataacactccttaaAACCTAcgaggagcaaccttatcgctacaacaacaacaacaagtggccCATGAGCTGGTCTCGGGATGAGAGGTTTCCTCGGAACCCTCCATTTCGAACCATTTTACTATCAAGTTAGTTATCGGAGAGGTCTCATTAGAAGGACCGCCCAAGAGAAACCCCTGGAGCATAAACTGAAACACGTTCTGGTATTTTGTTGACGAAAATCTTGCTACAATAGATAGAAGAAACACGCACAAGTTGTATGAAGCTGGATCACAAAGTTGACAGCTTTTCGATCGCatcctgttgttgtagcagtgcatcCTCAGATGCTACGGCAGAAGCGACTCGATAGGCAAGGCCGACACACACAGACTGGAACCTCGCCTAAGACCTTTTTAATAACGGCGCTATTAGGTGGGCCATAAGGTCATTCGAGCGCTACATATCTCTGGGAGTGGATGGCAAATGTAcagcctttctgcagcagggCGATGGATTGATCTCACACCCAAATAAGATTATGAGGTACAGCCTCCCACGGGCCCATATCGCGAAGGTGtgtcaacctcacccatccgtggcgaatcctgtttcattaacagccgaggctctggcgacccgaacTCATGGATCTATGGGGTGAGAGGGCGTAATGGCctagaatgttgttgttgtagcagtgcttcgctccacctaacagctgcgaccgatgttgttgttgttgttgttgtagcgataaggttactccccgaaggctttggggagtggtatcgatgtgatggtcccttgccggatacaaatccggtacgctccattaaggt
The DNA window shown above is from Eurosta solidaginis isolate ZX-2024a chromosome 2, ASM4086904v1, whole genome shotgun sequence and carries:
- the LOC137242060 gene encoding zinc finger protein weckle-like; amino-acid sequence: MSDSSANCSDPILGGKWRSWCRLCAKADARYINVITVQSPEEFMNDNSLKCYKDLANVILDFLRIHIKEDDKLPQVICSECHELVISLIKFSERANKVQQMFADLQNSINKSTTNLQMLLENYGINSNKDETQMPQSGIGPVEEIFVTDFVETAMSIPNKNVVKNEKLTPNEEPAPAITKDENKTEFHDPIGDVDRDFDYEPFSSAPSEDGLNSGSEDSCMDISLSKLKEQSKQKRKSTDKIKSKSTKKSEDILNKFLCQICPEHFKRRSNYSLHMKKKHGVFNCANCVNAFKSESELKQHMEEQHRKLWNCLHCEQAFEKKGLRSKHMLLEHKIKYKANQQTISKLVCEVCGEAFVQKKQLKQHVLTHTDYEPLNECKVCGKTFKWKYTLKKHLEIHGDKFICTECGKQLSCRATLNNHMLVHSDAMKHKCDVCGRLFKRAKTLKYHLIAHTGLRPYSCDFCGKTFSTGSSCRFHKKTMHPNELAQLEASGAIAYTKNVPNLDELRAVARTGSNFRPLMSKQNGYVPKS